Proteins co-encoded in one Syntrophales bacterium genomic window:
- a CDS encoding glycosyltransferase family 39 protein, which produces MKKLLFLNKICDSRISAILVVALLAGVVAFAFQGTRGLYETTEGRYAEVAREMLEKGNYLVPTLDYRPHWTKPPFFYWIEVAGIKVFGLNEWGLRTGNALAFLLTSVCVSFFGVSLWDWKRGFVAGLIYVSSPFPVFAANALSTDTVLTLWEVLAVFFYVKAYREIRVKVRRFFICGMWLAFALGFLTKGPPALLPFLAILVWNLKRERPVKLFYFAGIFVFLIVGFSWFSFVIYRNPELLDYFLRVEVLERVASEKGHNPQWYAPITVFLPVLVLGQGAWLYFTLRGMISTFKAGVKNFILNIKKREETAFLFLWILIPLIVFSFSKSRLHLYVLPLYAPVSLLIANHVCEEGLWGTRRILIVATFSIVILVTLKWIVAIYPNRNDMRAVYEAGIRLGGRGAHYYVFSEDKLYGLEFYMEGKLQRVAGENVDHRFNMKIDDLLYQISTGTSGGRHLILVSRNKLPEFERFLSRYSLRMETGGSDKWIWFSLSKQE; this is translated from the coding sequence GTGAAAAAGCTTCTCTTTCTGAATAAAATTTGTGATTCTCGAATTTCAGCGATTCTAGTAGTTGCTCTGCTGGCAGGTGTTGTTGCCTTTGCATTTCAAGGCACCAGGGGGCTTTACGAGACCACCGAAGGACGATATGCTGAGGTTGCCCGGGAAATGCTCGAAAAGGGCAACTACCTCGTACCCACCCTGGACTATAGGCCTCACTGGACTAAACCCCCCTTTTTTTACTGGATTGAAGTGGCAGGAATAAAGGTGTTTGGGTTGAATGAATGGGGTCTGCGGACCGGAAACGCTCTAGCGTTTCTTTTGACAAGTGTTTGTGTTTCGTTTTTTGGAGTTTCGTTGTGGGACTGGAAAAGGGGATTCGTTGCGGGATTGATCTATGTCTCTTCACCATTTCCCGTTTTTGCTGCAAATGCCCTATCCACTGACACAGTGCTTACTTTATGGGAGGTTCTGGCTGTTTTCTTTTATGTGAAGGCGTACAGGGAAATTAGGGTTAAGGTGCGGCGCTTCTTTATTTGTGGAATGTGGTTGGCTTTTGCACTTGGATTTTTAACCAAGGGTCCTCCTGCCCTTCTACCTTTTTTAGCTATTCTTGTGTGGAATCTAAAGCGGGAAAGACCTGTTAAACTTTTCTATTTTGCAGGTATTTTCGTTTTTCTTATAGTAGGTTTCTCGTGGTTTAGCTTTGTTATTTACCGAAATCCGGAGCTTCTCGATTATTTTTTAAGGGTGGAGGTGCTAGAGCGTGTTGCTTCGGAAAAGGGACATAATCCCCAATGGTATGCGCCTATCACTGTTTTTCTGCCGGTTCTTGTTTTAGGTCAGGGTGCTTGGTTATACTTTACTCTACGGGGAATGATCTCTACATTCAAAGCAGGTGTGAAGAATTTTATCCTCAACATCAAAAAACGAGAAGAAACAGCATTTCTCTTCTTATGGATTTTGATTCCTCTCATTGTTTTCTCCTTCTCTAAGAGCCGCTTACACCTCTATGTTCTACCCCTTTACGCTCCAGTATCTTTGCTCATAGCCAATCACGTGTGTGAGGAAGGTTTATGGGGCACGAGGCGTATCCTTATCGTTGCTACCTTCAGCATTGTGATCCTCGTCACTTTAAAATGGATAGTTGCTATTTACCCTAATAGAAACGATATGCGCGCCGTTTATGAAGCGGGTATTCGACTTGGGGGTAGAGGGGCGCATTACTACGTTTTTTCAGAGGACAAACTCTACGGACTTGAATTTTACATGGAAGGTAAACTCCAAAGGGTTGCTGGGGAAAATGTCGACCACCGTTTCAATATGAAAATTGATGATCTGCTGTATCAAATCTCCACGGGGACCTCTGGTGGGAGGCACCTCATTCTCGTGTCCAGGAACAAGTTGCCTGAGTTTGAGCGATTTTTATCGCGGTATTCTCTGAGGATGGAAACTGGCGGCTCTGATAAGTGGATCTGGTTTAGTCTCAGCAAGCAGGAGTGA
- a CDS encoding lipid-A-disaccharide synthase N-terminal domain-containing protein, producing MTNTFWLVVGFVAQGLFSARFLVQWIASERAGKSVMPVLFWYLSIVGAALLLAYAIYRRDPVFILGQSVGLIVYVRNLYLIRREKASLSE from the coding sequence ATGACCAACACATTTTGGCTTGTAGTTGGATTTGTGGCTCAGGGTCTTTTTTCTGCGCGTTTTTTGGTACAGTGGATAGCGAGCGAACGAGCAGGTAAAAGTGTGATGCCGGTGTTATTCTGGTATCTGAGCATCGTTGGTGCGGCATTGTTACTTGCTTATGCCATATACCGTCGTGATCCTGTTTTTATTCTTGGTCAGTCTGTTGGATTGATCGTGTATGTGAGAAATCTTTACCTGATACGGCGTGAAAAAGCTTCTCTTTCTGAATAA